A part of Bacteroidia bacterium genomic DNA contains:
- a CDS encoding VWA domain-containing protein — MKSLLGIDHFANPEALLLLLIIPMYLFWYLQYFRKQRLVIRLSYDPTKLQRPKVNLAFLRVLPRALQLIGIALIIVAISRPQTSREIVENQSPGVDIMLLLDTSGSMETKDFTPNRLEVAKQNAISFIDGRQNDQIGIVLFAENALSYTPLTLDYDLLRKMIEGINFNILPMQGTALGQAIAVSINRMRDSENPSRIMVLLTDGANNRGEIDPITASRLAASFNIRIYSIGIGKNNTPPQIAAQGGNSDLDEETLRQMAANTGGRFFRATDQERLKEIFEEISDMEKAEIKENVFRQVKDHYPIFVQVAIVLIACSFLLMLTFVYNPLEQ; from the coding sequence ATGAAATCATTGCTGGGGATAGATCACTTTGCCAATCCGGAAGCCTTATTATTGCTTCTTATTATCCCTATGTACCTGTTCTGGTATTTGCAGTATTTCCGCAAACAGCGGCTTGTTATCCGCCTCAGTTATGACCCCACCAAACTACAACGCCCAAAGGTAAATCTAGCCTTCTTAAGGGTTCTCCCCCGTGCACTTCAACTGATAGGTATAGCCCTGATTATCGTCGCGATTTCCCGCCCACAGACTTCCCGGGAAATCGTTGAAAACCAGTCTCCCGGCGTCGATATTATGCTGCTGCTCGACACCAGCGGGAGTATGGAAACAAAAGACTTTACCCCCAACCGGCTCGAAGTCGCCAAACAAAACGCCATATCTTTTATTGACGGAAGGCAAAATGACCAGATCGGCATCGTACTTTTTGCCGAAAACGCCCTCAGCTACACTCCGTTGACACTCGACTACGACCTGCTGCGCAAGATGATTGAGGGGATCAATTTCAATATCCTTCCCATGCAGGGAACGGCGCTTGGACAGGCGATAGCTGTATCGATCAACCGGATGCGCGACAGCGAAAATCCCTCGCGCATTATGGTACTGCTCACCGATGGCGCCAACAACCGCGGAGAAATCGATCCCATTACCGCATCGCGGCTCGCTGCAAGCTTTAATATCCGGATATATAGTATTGGGATCGGGAAAAACAATACCCCGCCCCAAATCGCAGCACAAGGCGGCAATTCGGATCTGGACGAAGAAACCCTCCGGCAAATGGCAGCCAATACAGGCGGAAGATTCTTCAGAGCGACAGATCAGGAAAGGCTGAAAGAAATATTCGAAGAAATCTCTGACATGGAAAAAGCAGAGATTAAAGAAAATGTTTTCCGCCAGGTAAAGGATCACTATCCGATTTTTGTACAGGTAGCGATTGTACTCATTGCCTGTTCATTTCTGCTCATGCTGACCTTCGTCTATAATCCGCTGGAACAATAA
- the tpx gene encoding thiol peroxidase, translating to MSSVTLKGKPYSIKDDIPEAGEKASDFTFVKEDMSEASLFDDFEGKVKVLIAVPSIDTGICQMETRKFNEELGKRGAGVVGIVVSQDLPYAFKRFCGAEGISNIVTGSDFRYKDFINEYNTEILSGPMKGLSARAVFVVDKANTIRYSELVPEIAQEPQYEKALAAVDKLLK from the coding sequence ATGTCATCGGTAACACTCAAAGGAAAACCCTATTCCATTAAAGACGATATTCCTGAAGCAGGCGAAAAAGCTTCTGACTTTACTTTTGTAAAGGAGGATATGAGCGAAGCAAGTCTTTTTGACGATTTTGAAGGAAAAGTCAAAGTCCTGATTGCCGTACCCAGTATCGATACCGGTATATGCCAGATGGAAACACGCAAATTTAATGAGGAACTGGGCAAAAGAGGAGCAGGAGTAGTAGGCATTGTGGTTTCTCAGGACCTTCCCTATGCCTTTAAAAGATTTTGTGGCGCAGAAGGTATATCCAATATTGTGACAGGTTCCGACTTTCGTTACAAAGACTTTATCAACGAGTACAATACAGAAATTCTTTCAGGTCCGATGAAAGGTCTTTCTGCACGTGCGGTATTTGTTGTCGACAAAGCCAATACCATTCGCTATTCTGAGCTTGTTCCTGAAATTGCCCAGGAGCCTCAGTATGAAAAAGCATTGGCTGCGGTAGATAAATTGCTGAAATAA
- a CDS encoding sigma-70 family RNA polymerase sigma factor, whose protein sequence is MDIKSNKEQTFVNLVQEHQGIIHKVCRVYGSREEDHRDLFQEIVLQLWRAYDSYKGDSRFTTWMYRVALNTAISGFRKHTRSPQLQILSDKELEIPGWDIDADRQEQMRFLYQAINQLSEVEKAIVMLHLEDHSYDEIAEIIGITRNHVGVKLNRIKLKLRQLLEPHLADNPQTFDAT, encoded by the coding sequence ATGGATATAAAGTCAAATAAAGAACAAACATTTGTAAATCTGGTGCAAGAACATCAGGGGATCATCCATAAGGTCTGTCGGGTATATGGCAGCCGGGAGGAAGATCACCGGGACTTGTTTCAGGAGATTGTACTGCAATTGTGGCGGGCGTATGATTCGTATAAGGGCGATTCGCGGTTTACTACCTGGATGTATCGCGTCGCGCTGAATACGGCGATATCAGGATTTCGCAAACATACCCGTTCCCCACAACTTCAGATTCTCTCTGATAAAGAGCTGGAAATACCCGGCTGGGACATTGACGCAGACCGCCAGGAGCAGATGAGGTTTCTTTATCAGGCGATCAACCAGTTGTCAGAGGTGGAAAAAGCCATTGTGATGCTTCATCTTGAAGACCATAGTTATGATGAAATCGCCGAAATCATTGGTATTACACGCAACCATGTTGGCGTTAAGTTGAATCGTATCAAACTCAAGCTCCGGCAACTTCTTGAACCACATCTGGCAGATAACCCGCAAACATTTGATGCCACTTAG
- a CDS encoding DUF5686 family protein yields the protein MSAFFRPTLRRILFFSGFLFVHALSAQTEIRGRVVDSLSHEPLAFANILFDVEHKLGVTADIQGNFLIRTSQPVSQLRISYLGYKTKITAPVFDGLMEIPLMPSTLQLQEVLILGDKNPTEKLIRRVIENKKNNNPERLPSFSYKSYNKINYDLFTFGTGKQDTSLAKLDRLADKMGLLIMESVTERKFIFPDKDEEVITATKVSGFKNPLFASLATDIQPFSFYQEIIPILDRSFVNPIADGSLNRYDFSIQDTIYGEEDTVYIVAFSPQKGKKFDALTGHLYINTYQYAVQNVIARPAEPGLMDIVIEQLYSRIDGKKWFPEQLNFELIIRNYPQKNVGMKASGQSYIRDIQLNPSIDKKDFGLENVRMEKNAGQKDLRYWTGQRIDSLTERENRTYTFMDSIGQKNNFDGILNQAEKLSRGRLGWKFLEVDINKLFVFNEYEGNRPGLGLYTGKGLSEWFSIGGYFGYGFRDKAWKYGADLTLNFFPRHDVQIYTAWWHDVMEPGQSRLDTERGLTNVRSFMTSRMDRTDWKQAELSFRGFRYGKISLGGVAYSRSPGYDYFFMRDNGTEWSGDYQVAEAFLRFRYAYKERIVESFGQKISMGSKYPVFSAIVVQGLDEIAGGEIPYSKVEAGISHSFKTKKWGDTHIQVRGGLANGEIPAPLLFHGPGSKSKSVWVYLDNYFQTMGLYEFLSDRYAHVFIRQDFGSLLFQTQKFKPRISLVQGIGYGNLANPAQHQGFEFKTMEKGYYESGLLVNQIFRINYLNIAYLGFGGGVFYRYGAYQLPDMKQNLALKVSLTFSTR from the coding sequence ATGTCAGCTTTTTTCAGACCCACACTCCGCAGAATCCTGTTTTTCAGCGGTTTCCTTTTTGTGCATGCTCTTTCTGCCCAAACTGAAATCAGGGGCAGAGTTGTGGACAGCCTCTCCCACGAACCGCTGGCATTCGCCAATATATTATTTGATGTAGAACATAAGCTGGGCGTAACGGCTGATATTCAGGGAAATTTCCTGATTCGTACCAGTCAGCCTGTTTCTCAACTTCGAATCAGTTATCTGGGCTATAAAACAAAAATAACAGCCCCTGTCTTTGACGGGCTAATGGAGATCCCGCTAATGCCTTCAACCCTTCAACTACAGGAAGTGCTGATTTTGGGCGACAAAAATCCAACGGAAAAACTGATTCGCAGGGTGATTGAAAACAAAAAGAATAACAACCCCGAACGCCTGCCTTCTTTCTCCTACAAATCCTACAACAAGATCAATTACGACCTGTTTACCTTCGGAACGGGAAAACAGGATACCAGTCTGGCCAAATTAGACCGGCTGGCCGATAAGATGGGGCTGCTTATCATGGAGTCTGTTACGGAACGGAAATTTATCTTTCCCGACAAGGACGAGGAGGTGATAACGGCAACGAAAGTATCCGGATTTAAAAATCCGTTGTTTGCATCGCTCGCTACTGACATTCAGCCTTTTTCCTTTTATCAGGAAATTATTCCTATCCTTGACCGGTCTTTTGTAAATCCAATCGCAGACGGAAGCCTCAACCGGTACGATTTTTCTATTCAGGATACCATTTACGGAGAAGAAGATACGGTGTATATCGTGGCGTTTTCGCCCCAAAAAGGGAAAAAATTTGATGCGCTCACGGGCCATTTATATATCAATACCTATCAATACGCAGTTCAGAATGTCATTGCCAGGCCCGCAGAACCAGGGCTGATGGATATTGTAATTGAGCAGCTTTATAGCCGTATTGACGGAAAAAAATGGTTTCCCGAACAACTAAATTTTGAACTGATTATCCGCAATTACCCGCAAAAGAATGTGGGAATGAAAGCCAGTGGACAAAGCTATATACGCGATATCCAGCTAAACCCTTCGATTGATAAGAAGGATTTTGGGCTGGAAAATGTGCGTATGGAAAAAAATGCCGGACAAAAAGATTTGCGGTATTGGACCGGACAACGCATCGATTCTCTCACTGAGAGGGAAAATCGCACCTATACTTTTATGGATAGTATAGGCCAGAAAAATAATTTTGACGGAATCCTCAATCAGGCTGAAAAATTGTCCCGTGGGAGACTGGGTTGGAAGTTTTTGGAGGTGGATATCAATAAGCTGTTTGTTTTCAATGAGTATGAGGGAAATCGTCCCGGACTGGGACTTTATACAGGAAAAGGCCTCTCCGAATGGTTTTCCATCGGTGGGTATTTCGGTTATGGATTTCGGGATAAAGCCTGGAAATACGGGGCCGATCTCACTTTGAATTTTTTTCCCCGACACGATGTGCAAATATATACTGCCTGGTGGCACGATGTGATGGAGCCGGGGCAGTCGCGTCTTGATACGGAAAGAGGCCTTACCAATGTGCGTTCATTTATGACTTCGCGGATGGATCGTACGGACTGGAAACAGGCGGAGCTGAGTTTCCGGGGTTTTCGCTACGGAAAAATTTCTCTGGGCGGAGTTGCCTATAGTCGTTCTCCCGGTTATGATTATTTCTTTATGCGGGATAATGGTACGGAATGGTCAGGAGATTATCAGGTAGCCGAAGCTTTTCTTCGGTTTCGGTATGCTTATAAGGAGCGGATTGTCGAATCCTTTGGGCAGAAAATATCAATGGGGAGCAAATACCCGGTTTTTTCGGCGATTGTGGTTCAGGGATTGGATGAAATTGCAGGAGGAGAAATTCCCTATTCGAAAGTAGAGGCCGGGATTTCACATTCATTCAAAACCAAAAAGTGGGGCGATACACATATACAGGTACGGGGAGGGTTGGCAAATGGCGAAATTCCTGCGCCTTTATTATTTCATGGGCCGGGCAGCAAAAGCAAAAGTGTATGGGTGTATCTGGACAATTATTTTCAGACGATGGGGCTTTATGAGTTTCTCTCTGACCGCTATGCCCATGTTTTTATCCGGCAGGACTTTGGTTCATTATTATTTCAAACACAAAAATTCAAACCCCGGATATCGCTTGTGCAGGGAATTGGTTATGGGAATCTGGCCAATCCTGCGCAACATCAGGGATTTGAATTTAAGACCATGGAGAAGGGCTATTACGAAAGCGGCCTGCTTGTCAACCAGATTTTCAGGATAAACTATCTCAATATCGCTTATCTGGGTTTCGGCGGCGGTGTTTTTTATCGTTATGGCGCCTATCAGTTGCCCGATATGAAACAAAACCTTGCGCTGAAAGTTTCGCTTACGTTTTCCACAAGATAA
- a CDS encoding M56 family metallopeptidase, with amino-acid sequence MMNANIFTQVVHSLGWAILHSLWLGLAAAVVLYILLNLFKQSTPLIRYHISVLTGLVLFFSIGYVFVGEYLEQSSSVEITFGTHSGYEAQTTNPQNHEPVFRQILSAIGQTWRQYTPLVVAIWFIGALFFAGRLAVGYSGLVRLSTKQTFAPPKEWSARLQVLAKEAGINRSVRLLVSQLTEGPVTLWHFRPLILIPAGMLSGMSPDHVEALLMHELAHIRRADFLVNLFQSFIETVLFYHPAMWWISGRIRDLREECCDDRVLATGRDVHIYAEALTQAYSFYLSPKPQLIMSATEKNGHFTARIQRLFGITQPTTKTGKNLLSLVILLTGFVTFAFHTPPQPQPLTAAIPELPFIQPFTPTPSLIASVEPESPAATMSQPVIPATIKEEFRVVIHSGMTREDLAALKADLKTKDIDLIINEEEYTTSGKLSKVVGRIKFPDGNSGNFSGSGTNMRVEITRTYENGKGSALNIWVGSGAGTQPAIPTPPTPPVVNGTATITAAPATASSPGAPAAVTIHSAAPGAPAAVSITPATPVVPATPAAPAVPATPAVPPIPDVPAVDAIDGNSIIQIRPETDTPPLFILNGKKQEDDSMIKTLDPDMIESVFVLKGKKATKKYGEAGANGVILIETKKEKK; translated from the coding sequence ATGATGAATGCAAATATTTTTACACAAGTAGTTCACAGCCTTGGATGGGCGATCCTCCACAGCCTTTGGCTGGGGCTGGCAGCTGCCGTTGTGCTTTATATCCTCCTGAATTTATTCAAACAAAGCACACCGCTTATCAGATATCATATTTCGGTTCTCACCGGTCTGGTATTATTCTTCAGCATAGGTTATGTCTTTGTTGGGGAATATCTGGAGCAGTCTTCATCGGTGGAAATCACCTTTGGCACACACTCAGGATATGAGGCGCAAACCACAAACCCACAAAACCATGAGCCTGTTTTCAGGCAAATACTATCCGCCATTGGCCAGACCTGGCGGCAGTACACCCCGCTGGTTGTAGCGATTTGGTTTATCGGCGCACTTTTTTTTGCCGGTCGGCTGGCAGTAGGATATTCGGGGTTGGTCAGGCTGAGTACAAAGCAGACATTTGCCCCTCCAAAAGAATGGAGTGCCAGACTGCAGGTGCTTGCCAAAGAGGCCGGAATCAACCGCAGCGTGCGGTTGCTGGTTTCCCAGCTGACCGAAGGCCCTGTTACCCTCTGGCATTTTCGGCCATTGATCCTTATCCCCGCAGGTATGCTGAGCGGCATGTCGCCCGACCATGTAGAAGCCCTGCTTATGCACGAACTGGCCCACATCCGGCGGGCAGATTTTCTGGTAAACTTATTTCAATCTTTTATAGAAACCGTTCTTTTTTATCATCCGGCAATGTGGTGGATTTCCGGCCGAATCCGCGACTTACGCGAAGAATGCTGTGATGATCGCGTATTGGCTACAGGCAGAGACGTGCACATCTATGCCGAAGCGCTTACGCAGGCTTATTCCTTTTATTTATCACCCAAACCACAGTTAATTATGTCAGCAACTGAAAAAAACGGCCATTTCACAGCGCGGATTCAACGCCTGTTTGGCATCACTCAACCCACAACCAAAACGGGAAAAAACCTGCTAAGTCTGGTGATTTTGCTCACAGGTTTTGTCACTTTCGCATTTCATACACCTCCCCAGCCTCAGCCCCTTACGGCAGCTATACCCGAGCTTCCATTCATACAACCTTTTACACCTACGCCCTCTCTGATTGCTTCCGTAGAACCTGAATCGCCAGCAGCTACTATGTCCCAACCTGTCATCCCTGCAACGATCAAGGAAGAGTTTCGGGTTGTGATTCATTCAGGTATGACACGCGAAGATCTCGCAGCGCTGAAAGCTGATCTCAAAACCAAAGACATTGACCTGATCATCAATGAGGAAGAGTATACCACCAGCGGCAAACTCTCAAAAGTTGTGGGCAGGATCAAATTTCCTGATGGAAACTCCGGCAACTTCAGCGGATCGGGCACTAATATGCGTGTAGAAATTACCCGAACCTACGAAAATGGAAAAGGCAGTGCCCTCAATATCTGGGTCGGCAGTGGAGCAGGAACACAACCTGCAATTCCCACTCCGCCCACTCCACCAGTCGTTAACGGAACCGCAACGATTACAGCCGCTCCGGCAACGGCCTCATCACCGGGGGCTCCGGCTGCTGTTACCATCCACTCTGCCGCACCGGGGGCTCCGGCTGCTGTTTCAATCACGCCTGCAACTCCCGTGGTTCCTGCAACTCCGGCGGCTCCGGCAGTTCCTGCAACTCCGGCAGTTCCCCCCATACCTGATGTACCCGCAGTAGATGCGATCGACGGAAATTCAATCATACAGATCAGGCCTGAAACTGATACCCCGCCCCTTTTCATTTTGAATGGAAAAAAGCAAGAGGATGACTCTATGATCAAAACCCTTGATCCGGATATGATAGAGAGTGTTTTTGTATTGAAAGGCAAAAAGGCCACAAAAAAATATGGCGAAGCGGGAGCTAACGGTGTGATTTTAATTGAAACCAAAAAGGAGAAAAAATAA
- a CDS encoding BlaI/MecI/CopY family transcriptional regulator, translating to MTPSPGELEILQILWEHEPATVRFVHEKLCETKEVGYTTTLKQIQRMTEKEMVVRVSSGKVHEYKALIRESQVKKNLFGQLVDAVFKGSAMDLAIHALGQSRPSSAELAELEKWLEEQKKGDPS from the coding sequence ATGACTCCATCACCCGGCGAACTTGAAATACTACAGATCCTATGGGAGCATGAGCCTGCCACAGTACGGTTTGTGCATGAAAAATTGTGTGAGACCAAAGAGGTAGGCTATACCACTACACTGAAACAAATACAGCGAATGACTGAAAAGGAAATGGTCGTGCGTGTTTCCAGCGGAAAAGTGCATGAATATAAAGCGCTCATACGGGAATCTCAGGTTAAGAAAAACCTTTTTGGCCAGTTGGTTGACGCAGTGTTTAAGGGCTCCGCCATGGACCTGGCGATTCATGCTTTAGGGCAATCGCGCCCTTCATCGGCAGAATTGGCTGAGTTGGAGAAATGGCTGGAAGAACAAAAGAAAGGAGACCCATCATGA
- a CDS encoding AMP-binding protein gives MKSNLHNVSYSAYMTTSFSQSNRPDTLYDLLSLASQQKGEETGLSAFFPPEKYRQPKQWSFAEVLQEVNQTANMFHALGIKKTDTIAFLLPNIAESCFVFWGAASIATVFPIHPGLEAYQIGDLLEQSEARILVTTAPFAESNLWDKIELIRPHLSFVKTILQIDLVDYLSTLQKASMRFTLRKKGKAEKISGQEIGDFNRTRAKFSEDSLLSAPPQSQDIAVLLHSSGTHHEPEIRPFSHEKLLLSAQKLLAEPTGDQTTAIWSSYPISHGMGLVGGNIMPWLSGREIVLGEVSGPEMIDQLGIGFTLDGKPFPNTHMEGPLWQELPFLREIQTGESLVDLDKVEKITASHPHVEAVVVIPSPDNQLGWVPVAFIQPKKNIQISPKAVYDFLVKAMPDPAMIPQGIRIVDQMPLSITEEAAIYQLTRDEIETTIRKISHVTKCKAVCHSDGSWSAYVGLSSPTHQEEFLQKTKGFPVEIIF, from the coding sequence ATGAAATCTAATTTACATAATGTCTCCTATTCTGCTTATATGACGACATCATTTTCCCAGTCCAATCGCCCCGACACCCTTTATGATCTGCTTTCCCTTGCTTCTCAACAAAAAGGGGAAGAGACCGGCCTATCTGCATTTTTTCCTCCTGAAAAATATCGCCAACCGAAACAATGGTCTTTTGCAGAAGTGCTTCAGGAAGTCAACCAGACAGCCAATATGTTTCATGCGCTGGGTATAAAAAAAACAGATACCATTGCCTTTCTGCTACCCAATATTGCAGAATCTTGTTTTGTTTTCTGGGGAGCAGCTTCTATTGCCACTGTTTTCCCTATTCACCCCGGGCTGGAAGCCTACCAGATTGGCGATCTGCTCGAACAATCTGAAGCGCGTATTCTGGTGACGACTGCTCCTTTTGCAGAATCAAATCTTTGGGACAAGATTGAACTTATCCGACCGCATTTGTCCTTTGTAAAAACCATTCTGCAAATTGATCTCGTCGATTACCTCAGCACGCTGCAAAAGGCCAGTATGCGGTTTACTCTGAGAAAAAAAGGAAAAGCCGAAAAAATTTCAGGACAGGAAATCGGCGACTTTAACCGCACAAGGGCCAAATTTTCGGAAGATTCGTTACTTTCTGCCCCGCCGCAAAGCCAGGATATTGCTGTATTGCTTCATTCGTCTGGTACACACCACGAACCGGAAATCAGGCCTTTTTCTCACGAAAAACTCCTCCTTTCAGCGCAAAAGCTGTTAGCGGAGCCTACGGGTGATCAAACTACCGCTATATGGTCTTCATATCCCATCAGTCATGGTATGGGGCTGGTTGGCGGCAACATTATGCCCTGGTTATCAGGCAGGGAAATTGTTTTGGGCGAAGTCTCCGGACCGGAGATGATCGACCAGTTGGGTATTGGATTTACGTTAGATGGCAAACCTTTTCCCAACACGCACATGGAAGGGCCGCTTTGGCAGGAACTACCATTTCTCAGAGAGATTCAGACCGGGGAAAGCCTGGTAGATCTGGACAAAGTAGAAAAAATCACTGCCAGCCACCCGCATGTAGAAGCAGTTGTGGTAATTCCTTCTCCCGACAACCAACTCGGATGGGTTCCTGTAGCTTTTATCCAACCGAAAAAGAATATACAGATTTCCCCTAAAGCAGTATATGACTTTCTGGTAAAGGCTATGCCTGATCCGGCAATGATTCCCCAGGGAATACGGATTGTCGATCAGATGCCCCTAAGCATCACAGAAGAAGCCGCAATCTATCAGCTCACCCGGGATGAAATTGAAACCACCATCCGGAAAATCAGCCATGTAACCAAATGCAAAGCGGTTTGCCATTCCGACGGGAGCTGGTCTGCATACGTTGGACTCTCATCCCCTACTCACCAGGAGGAATTTTTACAGAAAACAAAAGGCTTTCCGGTTGAAATCATTTTCTAA
- a CDS encoding transposase family protein: MSKYEKWIKSPSHFLSMTGYRVADFERLLAEFGPVHDAYLKKHELNGKPRKGLRRSVIYQNSPLPSHAERLCFILFYLKHNPVQEVQAEVFEMEQAQANVYIHGLHTILQLALEQSESMPARTEADLQTALENQSGKELLHDGSEREVPRPQDTEQQKAQYSGKKKKHTVKNAFLATMLGVIVYVSPTYAGSVHDKRMADSYSIPAGFRLWQDTGYQGYAPAGVEIVQPQKKPKGKDLTSEQVQQNRDISRVRVRIEHFIGGVKRYRMVKDECRAYKNDFRDTTVGICTGLYNFRVAHKLPQYPDFQ, encoded by the coding sequence ATGTCAAAATACGAAAAGTGGATTAAAAGTCCGAGCCATTTTCTGTCGATGACTGGCTACCGGGTAGCAGATTTCGAACGGCTGTTGGCAGAATTTGGGCCCGTCCACGATGCCTATTTGAAAAAGCATGAGTTGAACGGGAAGCCCAGAAAGGGTCTTCGGCGAAGTGTGATCTATCAAAATAGTCCCTTACCGAGTCATGCCGAGCGGCTGTGTTTCATTCTGTTCTATTTGAAACATAATCCGGTACAGGAAGTGCAGGCAGAGGTGTTTGAGATGGAACAGGCCCAGGCGAATGTCTATATCCACGGTCTTCATACGATACTGCAACTGGCCCTGGAACAGAGCGAAAGTATGCCTGCCCGCACCGAAGCGGACCTTCAGACCGCGCTGGAGAACCAGAGCGGGAAGGAATTACTGCACGATGGTTCCGAACGGGAAGTGCCGCGTCCGCAGGATACCGAACAGCAAAAAGCGCAGTACAGTGGGAAAAAGAAAAAACATACGGTCAAAAATGCGTTCCTTGCCACGATGCTCGGAGTGATTGTGTATGTGAGTCCCACTTATGCGGGCAGTGTCCATGATAAGCGGATGGCGGATAGTTATTCCATTCCCGCAGGCTTTCGCCTATGGCAGGATACCGGTTACCAGGGGTATGCCCCGGCAGGGGTAGAGATTGTTCAGCCGCAAAAAAAGCCCAAAGGCAAGGATCTCACCTCCGAACAAGTCCAACAAAACCGGGACATATCCCGGGTAAGGGTCAGAATCGAGCACTTTATCGGCGGGGTGAAGCGATACCGGATGGTGAAAGATGAGTGCCGCGCCTATAAAAATGACTTCCGGGACACCACCGTGGGCATTTGTACCGGCCTCTACAACTTTCGAGTAGCGCATAAATTACCCCAATACCCTGATTTTCAATGA
- a CDS encoding DUF983 domain-containing protein: MNDQITPHKKNCSRVGAALLMKCPNCCNAPLFINQNPYNFSTMGKMPDECPNCGQDFVIEPGFYFGAAMISYVIQVFMIGLCAAVVYLAGGTEPLQYIISISLVILLTAPYVMVVSRGLWLSIFVKKDGSAD; the protein is encoded by the coding sequence ATGAATGATCAGATAACACCACATAAAAAGAATTGCTCAAGGGTAGGAGCGGCACTGTTGATGAAGTGCCCCAATTGTTGCAATGCCCCATTATTTATCAATCAAAACCCCTATAATTTCAGCACAATGGGAAAAATGCCCGATGAATGTCCGAATTGCGGACAGGATTTTGTGATTGAGCCGGGGTTTTATTTTGGCGCAGCCATGATCAGTTATGTGATCCAGGTATTTATGATCGGCTTGTGTGCCGCGGTGGTTTATCTGGCCGGAGGCACAGAACCCTTACAATACATCATATCCATCAGTCTGGTGATTTTGCTGACTGCGCCTTATGTGATGGTGGTTTCCCGCGGGTTGTGGTTGAGTATTTTTGTTAAGAAGGATGGTTCTGCTGACTAG
- a CDS encoding mechanosensitive ion channel: protein MVETIMKELENWVLAHYQSILLALVTLIVGLWLIKWVTRVARKAMEVRSMDLTLRTFFSDLISISLKAVLFISVAGILGIQTTSFVTILGAAGLAVGLALQGSLGNFAGGVLILIFRPFKVGDLIEAQGYIGHVTALNIFVTTLKTPDSKTVILPNGPLSNGSITNFTTLNELRVDLSIGVSYKADIKTARSVIMEAMVNNPKVLEKPAPSVSVSELGDSSVVLAVRPYATVADYWDVYFGVLEDAKEALDKAGIEIPFPQRVVHHINDAE, encoded by the coding sequence ATGGTAGAAACAATTATGAAAGAACTGGAAAACTGGGTACTGGCACATTACCAAAGTATATTACTGGCATTGGTTACCCTTATTGTTGGTTTGTGGTTGATCAAATGGGTAACCCGCGTAGCCAGAAAAGCGATGGAAGTCAGAAGTATGGATCTTACGCTTCGCACGTTTTTTTCCGATCTGATCAGTATTTCCCTCAAGGCGGTGCTTTTTATCAGCGTAGCCGGCATTCTGGGTATTCAGACTACTTCTTTTGTAACTATTTTGGGTGCAGCCGGTCTGGCTGTAGGTCTTGCCCTCCAGGGCAGTCTGGGCAATTTTGCCGGTGGGGTATTGATCCTCATTTTCCGCCCTTTTAAAGTGGGTGATCTGATTGAAGCACAAGGGTATATCGGCCACGTTACTGCGCTCAATATTTTTGTAACCACCCTAAAAACGCCCGACAGTAAAACGGTTATTCTTCCCAACGGCCCTCTGTCCAATGGCTCAATCACCAACTTTACGACACTCAATGAGTTGCGCGTAGACCTTTCAATCGGCGTCAGCTATAAGGCAGATATCAAAACCGCTCGCTCTGTGATCATGGAAGCAATGGTCAACAATCCGAAAGTACTGGAAAAGCCTGCGCCTTCCGTCAGCGTAAGCGAACTGGGTGACAGTTCTGTTGTGCTTGCCGTAAGGCCGTATGCAACAGTTGCTGATTACTGGGACGTCTATTTTGGTGTGCTGGAAGATGCCAAAGAAGCGCTTGACAAAGCCGGAATTGAAATTCCCTTTCCGCAACGTGTGGTACATCACATAAATGATGCGGAATAA